A window from Pseudomonas sp. Tri1 encodes these proteins:
- the tssG gene encoding type VI secretion system baseplate subunit TssG, translating into MATPSRQAPDALNLSQRLRRDPQRFEWLQALLLLEREHPQAETLGSGTAPHAEALRLRGPLTPLFAASEVESLSQEPGSPPTLTTPIFGLGGPDGPLPYAYQEWLQQRARARDHAPAEFLDLFQHRLLSLLYKVMRKHRIALGFTAPAASAVQAQLRALTGLLPKALQERQAAPDSAVLACTALYADGRRSLAGFAAIVREQFALPVELTAYEGGWREIPPTSRSRLQLGGRNLRLGRSAVAGTRVWDEHAGVRLTLGPLTVAQAAGLLPNGETHPLLASLYALYFGPDLDCTLVLLVRGASPLQLGRQAPPRLNWNGGLQRQPSLAVQRIETRLRQPEIA; encoded by the coding sequence ATGGCAACCCCAAGCCGGCAAGCCCCTGACGCTCTGAACCTGAGCCAACGGCTGCGGCGCGATCCACAGCGCTTCGAATGGCTCCAGGCCTTGTTGTTACTGGAACGCGAACACCCCCAGGCCGAAACCTTGGGCAGCGGTACCGCGCCACACGCCGAGGCTTTACGCTTGCGCGGGCCATTGACGCCGCTGTTCGCTGCCAGTGAAGTCGAGAGCCTGAGCCAGGAACCTGGCTCGCCGCCAACCCTGACCACGCCCATCTTTGGCCTCGGCGGCCCGGACGGTCCGCTGCCCTACGCCTATCAGGAGTGGCTGCAACAACGGGCGCGTGCGCGGGATCATGCGCCGGCGGAATTTCTCGACCTGTTCCAGCATCGACTGCTCAGCCTGCTCTATAAGGTGATGCGCAAGCATCGCATCGCCCTGGGTTTCACTGCCCCGGCGGCATCCGCCGTCCAGGCGCAATTGCGCGCGCTGACCGGCCTGCTGCCCAAAGCCCTGCAAGAACGCCAGGCCGCGCCTGACTCAGCGGTACTGGCCTGCACGGCGCTGTATGCCGATGGCCGCCGCTCCCTGGCCGGGTTCGCGGCGATTGTCCGTGAACAGTTCGCACTGCCGGTGGAGCTGACCGCCTATGAAGGGGGCTGGCGGGAAATACCACCGACCAGCCGCAGCCGCTTACAACTGGGCGGGCGCAACCTGCGCCTGGGCCGTAGCGCGGTGGCCGGTACCCGGGTCTGGGACGAACACGCCGGGGTGCGCCTGACCCTCGGCCCGCTGACTGTCGCCCAGGCCGCTGGACTGCTGCCCAATGGCGAAACCCATCCGCTGCTCGCCAGCCTGTATGCCTTGTATTTCGGCCCCGACCTGGACTGCACCCTGGTGCTGCTGGTCCGTGGCGCCAGCCCACTGCAACTGGGTCGCCAGGCACCGCCACGGTTGAATTGGAACGGCGGCCTGCAACGCCAGCCGAGCCTGGCCGTGCAACGGATCGAAACCCGCCTTCGTCAGCCGGAGATCGCCTGA